A window of the Nibribacter ruber genome harbors these coding sequences:
- a CDS encoding PorP/SprF family type IX secretion system membrane protein, whose translation MKKYCILLFIFLLAASVAEAQQKALSSQYMTNYFLLNPAVAGFEKAPAFKAGFRNQWVGFDGAPKTFYISGETALFQNSRSRSRRRMQAFHGAGGYIYTDNTGPTKQTAVLASYAYHVPLNREIYLSSGMFVGVQQFKFDPNKVELADNSNHLDPVTAAGPINKFMPDLTLGTYLHSEEFFVGVSLFQVLGNKFFEAENTNNESRLYRHLFVSGGYNFDVHRNISLTPSLLLKYAEPAPVQVDVNVKGIYHFSKRRRKATDDQLWAGISYRTQDAIVGLLGTQFKEQYQFSYSYDITVSRLRPYSAGSHEIMLGFRLK comes from the coding sequence ATGAAAAAGTATTGCATTCTTTTATTCATCTTCTTGCTGGCAGCCTCTGTGGCGGAGGCCCAGCAGAAGGCCCTGTCCAGCCAGTACATGACCAATTACTTTCTCTTGAACCCGGCGGTGGCCGGGTTTGAGAAAGCCCCTGCCTTCAAGGCCGGTTTCCGGAACCAGTGGGTAGGGTTTGACGGGGCGCCCAAGACATTCTACATAAGCGGCGAGACGGCCTTGTTTCAAAACAGCAGGTCCAGAAGCCGGCGCAGAATGCAGGCCTTCCACGGGGCAGGTGGGTATATTTACACAGACAACACCGGCCCCACCAAGCAGACGGCGGTGCTGGCTTCTTATGCCTACCACGTCCCTTTGAACCGCGAAATCTACCTTTCCTCTGGCATGTTTGTGGGCGTGCAGCAGTTCAAGTTTGACCCCAACAAGGTAGAACTGGCAGACAACTCCAACCATCTGGACCCCGTGACCGCGGCTGGCCCCATCAACAAGTTCATGCCAGACCTGACCCTGGGCACCTACCTGCACAGCGAAGAGTTTTTTGTGGGCGTTTCCTTGTTTCAGGTGTTGGGCAATAAGTTTTTTGAGGCAGAGAACACCAACAATGAGAGCCGCCTGTACCGTCACTTGTTTGTGTCTGGGGGCTATAACTTTGATGTGCACAGAAACATTTCGCTCACGCCTTCGCTCTTACTTAAATACGCCGAGCCCGCCCCGGTGCAGGTAGATGTCAACGTGAAAGGCATTTACCATTTCAGCAAGCGCCGCAGAAAAGCAACCGATGACCAGCTATGGGCAGGAATTTCTTACCGTACGCAAGACGCCATTGTGGGCCTGCTGGGCACGCAGTTTAAAGAGCAGTACCAGTTTTCTTATTCCTATGACATTACCGTCTCCAGGCTCAGGCCCTACAGCGCAGGTTCTCATGAGATCATGCTGGGCTTTCGGCTGAAATAA
- the typA gene encoding translational GTPase TypA encodes MQSIRNIAIIAHVDHGKTTLVDKIIHASKIFDAHQQFDDLILDNNDLERERGITIVSKNVSVRYKDVKINIIDTPGHADFGGEVERVLKMADGVLLLVDAFEGPMPQTRFVLGKAISLGLKPIVVVNKVDKENCRPDEVHEMVFDLMFNLDATEDQLDFVTLYGSSKQGWMSTDYQKPTDNITPLLDAIIDVIPPAPYEEGTPQMQITSLDYSSFVGRIAIGRVKRGTLKEGANMSLCKRDGSIKKVKIKELQVFEGLGKVKVESVSAGEICAVTGIEGFDIGDTLADFENPEPLERISIDEPTMNMLFTINNSPFFGKEGKFVTSRHLRDRLFKEMEKNLALRVDETDKEDTFLVYGRGILHLSVLIETMRREGYELQVGQPQVIFKEIDGQKHEPIEHLVVDVPEESAGKVIELVTQRKGDLTIMEPKGDLQHLEFNIPARGLIGLRNNVLTATAGEAIMNHRFVSYEPFKGAIPGRINGSLIAMETGPGTAYSIDKLQDRGVFFVDPGEDVYMGMVIGEHSRQNDLTVNIQKGKQLTNMRASGSDNNVKIVPKKQFSLEEAMEYIQKDELLEITPKSIRMRKIYLDENERKRYSDKN; translated from the coding sequence ATGCAAAGTATCCGCAACATCGCGATTATTGCCCACGTGGACCACGGTAAGACCACGCTGGTAGACAAAATCATCCACGCCTCAAAAATTTTTGACGCCCACCAACAGTTCGACGACCTCATCCTGGACAACAATGACCTGGAGCGGGAGCGCGGCATCACCATCGTTTCCAAGAACGTATCGGTTCGTTACAAAGATGTGAAAATCAACATCATTGACACGCCTGGTCACGCCGACTTTGGAGGGGAAGTGGAGCGCGTGTTGAAAATGGCCGACGGTGTTCTTTTGTTGGTAGACGCCTTTGAAGGCCCTATGCCACAGACCCGTTTCGTGCTAGGAAAAGCCATCTCCCTTGGCTTGAAGCCAATTGTGGTGGTAAACAAGGTAGACAAAGAAAACTGCCGTCCGGACGAAGTACACGAAATGGTATTCGACCTGATGTTCAACTTGGACGCTACTGAAGACCAATTGGACTTCGTGACCCTGTACGGTTCTAGCAAGCAAGGTTGGATGAGCACTGACTACCAGAAGCCAACCGACAACATCACGCCTCTTTTGGACGCCATCATTGACGTGATTCCTCCGGCTCCTTATGAAGAAGGTACGCCGCAAATGCAGATCACGTCTTTGGACTACTCTTCTTTTGTGGGTCGTATTGCCATTGGACGCGTAAAGCGCGGTACCTTGAAAGAAGGCGCCAACATGAGCCTTTGCAAGCGTGACGGTTCTATCAAGAAAGTAAAAATCAAAGAACTTCAGGTATTTGAAGGCTTGGGTAAAGTAAAAGTGGAGTCTGTATCTGCCGGCGAAATCTGCGCCGTGACCGGTATTGAAGGCTTTGACATTGGCGACACCCTGGCTGACTTTGAAAACCCAGAGCCGTTGGAGCGCATCTCTATTGATGAGCCAACCATGAACATGTTGTTCACCATCAACAACTCTCCTTTCTTCGGGAAGGAAGGTAAGTTTGTAACATCGCGCCACTTGCGTGACCGTTTGTTCAAAGAGATGGAGAAAAACCTGGCCCTAAGAGTAGACGAGACAGATAAAGAAGATACCTTCCTGGTATACGGACGTGGTATTCTTCACTTGTCAGTTTTGATTGAGACCATGCGCCGCGAGGGCTACGAATTACAGGTAGGTCAGCCGCAGGTTATCTTCAAAGAAATTGACGGCCAGAAGCATGAGCCGATTGAGCACTTGGTAGTAGACGTTCCGGAAGAATCTGCTGGTAAAGTGATTGAATTGGTAACGCAACGTAAAGGCGATTTGACCATTATGGAGCCGAAAGGCGACTTGCAGCACTTGGAGTTCAACATTCCGGCGCGTGGTTTGATTGGTTTGCGTAACAACGTCTTGACGGCTACGGCTGGTGAGGCGATCATGAACCACCGTTTTGTAAGCTACGAGCCTTTCAAAGGTGCAATCCCAGGCCGTATCAACGGTTCTTTGATTGCCATGGAAACTGGTCCAGGAACGGCTTACTCTATTGATAAGCTGCAAGACAGGGGCGTGTTCTTTGTTGATCCGGGTGAAGATGTGTACATGGGCATGGTTATTGGCGAGCACTCTCGTCAGAATGACCTGACCGTGAACATCCAGAAAGGTAAGCAGTTGACCAACATGCGTGCCTCTGGTTCTGACAACAACGTGAAAATTGTTCCTAAGAAGCAGTTCTCTCTGGAAGAAGCCATGGAATACATCCAGAAGGATGAATTGCTGGAAATCACGCCTAAGAGCATTAGAATGCGTAAGATTTACCTGGACGAGAACGAGCGCAAGCGCTACTCAGACAAAAACTAA
- a CDS encoding SDR family oxidoreductase has protein sequence MKDKKKEEKTQGSSKKATESSQLQNPVDKYPKPPFKGQKQPWPGLACKMDPVPDHGEKTYKGSGRLQGRKALITGGDSGMGRAAAIAYAREGADVAINYYPTEEDDAQEVIALIEAEGRKAIAIPGDIRDEAFCKKLVEEAVRGLGGLDILVNNAGYQQTQESILDVTTEQFDSTMKTNIYAPFWITKAALPHLKPGSAIISTSSEQATDPSPDLFDYAQTKAANTSFVRSLAKQLGAKGIRVNGVAPGPIWTPLQVSGGATQEKLKRFGGDTPMGRPGQPAELASIYVQLAASDASYATGQIYASTGGGGQP, from the coding sequence ATGAAAGACAAGAAGAAAGAGGAAAAGACCCAAGGCTCATCTAAGAAAGCTACTGAATCAAGCCAACTCCAGAACCCCGTTGATAAATACCCGAAGCCACCCTTCAAAGGCCAGAAGCAGCCTTGGCCGGGCTTGGCCTGCAAGATGGACCCGGTACCTGACCACGGCGAGAAAACCTATAAGGGATCTGGCAGGCTGCAAGGCCGCAAAGCGCTGATTACCGGTGGTGACTCGGGCATGGGCCGGGCCGCCGCCATTGCCTACGCGCGCGAGGGTGCCGATGTGGCCATCAACTACTACCCCACTGAGGAAGATGACGCCCAGGAAGTGATTGCTCTCATTGAGGCCGAAGGCAGAAAAGCCATTGCCATTCCAGGAGACATCCGTGACGAGGCCTTTTGTAAGAAACTAGTGGAAGAAGCCGTACGGGGACTGGGCGGATTGGATATTCTGGTGAACAATGCAGGCTACCAGCAAACCCAGGAATCCATTCTGGATGTCACCACGGAGCAGTTTGACTCCACCATGAAGACCAACATCTATGCACCCTTCTGGATTACCAAAGCTGCGCTTCCTCACCTGAAACCGGGCTCGGCAATCATTTCCACCTCCTCAGAACAGGCCACAGACCCTTCGCCCGACTTGTTTGACTATGCCCAGACCAAGGCCGCCAACACCAGTTTTGTGCGGTCTCTGGCTAAGCAGTTAGGTGCAAAAGGCATTCGGGTAAACGGTGTAGCCCCTGGCCCCATCTGGACTCCATTGCAGGTGAGCGGCGGTGCTACCCAGGAAAAACTAAAGCGGTTTGGCGGTGACACGCCCATGGGCCGGCCCGGACAACCGGCAGAATTGGCTTCCATCTACGTGCAACTAGCCGCCAGTGACGCCAGCTACGCCACCGGCCAGATTTACGCCTCTACAGGAGGTGGTGGCCAGCCATAA